One segment of Nostoc flagelliforme CCNUN1 DNA contains the following:
- a CDS encoding beta strand repeat-containing protein translates to MALTQGDIAFISFNADEDGWSIVTFVDIDPNTTIYFSDGTAASPTAIGSSESSFVWNTGSQKIAGGTVVRFSAIDSTSRASSIGTFTVVNSSDLGLNTTDETVYAFLGNSATAPTTILTAVSSEANNNSLTTVGLTDGVNAIKLISSTDYGQYTGSRSGQASFVGYKALVNNSANWTIDVGGDGATIVPNTTNLAIASGNPTVNLSLNTNSGTEAGTTQIIVTATASSAVSGNQTVNLGVTGTGITTGDYNLSNNIITIPSGQTTGSIIFSVVDDAVVEGTETATLTISNPSSGITLGTTSQNFAIADNDIAAFPTVNLSLSATAGLEANTTAIIVTATASSAVSGNQTVNLGVTGTGITTGDYNLSNNIITIPSGQTAGSVIFSIVNDAVVEGTETATLTISNPSAGITLGTTSQNFTITDNNIAAFPTVNLSLSATAGLEANTTAIIVTATASSAVSGNQTVNLGVTGTGITTGDYNLSNNIITIPSGQTAGSVIFSVVNDAVVEGTETATLTISNPSAGITLGTTSQNFTITDNNIAAFPTVNLSLSATAGLEANTTAIIVTATASSAVSGNQTVNLGVTGTGITTGDYNLSNNIITIPSGQTAGSVIFSVVNDAVVEGTETATLTISNPSAGITLGTTSQNFAIADNNIAAFPIITVSSNNTQPATTIFGNGGTTTAITVLDNNTISNLVSNAPTILQNSTITSSTGQSTITTNNVENLNPVSDLTNFNNSIVVNSLTGSNLVVGTDASENINGSAGNDYLDGKGNNDALRGGDGNDTILGGLGSDTLSGGKGNDRLIGWGGGSGEIDLLNDNQGADTYVLGDASSVFYASSGNGDYADIANFKARDKIELKGLANNYSLGSVSTVSDNESAVGIFTNNGTELIAVVKDGLRLNTNLATDTGFVFV, encoded by the coding sequence ATGGCTTTGACACAAGGCGATATTGCTTTTATCTCTTTCAATGCCGATGAAGATGGCTGGTCTATTGTCACTTTTGTAGACATAGATCCGAATACAACTATTTATTTTAGTGACGGCACAGCTGCGAGTCCGACCGCTATTGGTAGCAGTGAATCCTCGTTTGTATGGAATACGGGATCTCAGAAAATTGCCGGTGGTACTGTAGTTCGCTTTAGTGCAATTGATAGCACTAGTCGCGCATCATCTATTGGTACATTTACAGTTGTTAACTCAAGCGACTTGGGACTCAATACAACTGATGAGACTGTTTATGCCTTTCTGGGAAATAGTGCCACTGCCCCAACCACAATTTTAACTGCCGTCTCAAGTGAGGCGAATAATAACAGTCTGACTACTGTTGGATTAACTGATGGAGTTAATGCGATCAAACTCATCAGTAGCACTGACTATGGCCAGTATACTGGTTCCCGTAGTGGACAAGCCAGTTTTGTAGGCTATAAGGCGCTTGTTAACAACAGTGCTAATTGGACAATTGATGTCGGAGGTGACGGGGCTACGATAGTTCCTAACACCACAAACTTGGCGATCGCCAGTGGAAATCCCACAGTCAACTTATCTCTCAACACTAACTCAGGAACTGAAGCAGGAACAACCCAAATTATTGTCACCGCTACTGCATCGAGTGCGGTATCTGGGAATCAAACAGTCAATTTAGGTGTAACAGGAACAGGCATCACCACCGGAGATTACAACCTTAGCAACAATATCATCACCATTCCTAGCGGACAAACCACAGGTTCTATCATCTTCAGCGTTGTAGATGATGCTGTGGTTGAAGGCACAGAAACCGCGACACTGACCATCAGTAATCCTTCTTCAGGTATTACACTAGGCACTACTTCCCAAAACTTCGCGATCGCTGATAATGATATTGCTGCCTTTCCAACCGTCAACTTATCCCTCAGCGCTACTGCTGGCTTGGAAGCAAACACAACAGCTATCATTGTTACCGCTACTGCATCCAGTGCCGTATCTGGAAATCAAACAGTCAATTTAGGTGTAACAGGAACAGGCATCACCACCGGAGATTACAACCTTAGCAACAATATCATCACCATTCCTAGCGGACAAACCGCAGGTTCTGTGATCTTCAGCATTGTAAATGATGCTGTGGTTGAAGGCACCGAAACCGCGACATTGACCATCAGTAATCCTTCCGCAGGTATTACACTAGGCACTACTTCTCAAAACTTCACCATCACTGATAATAATATTGCTGCCTTTCCAACCGTCAACTTATCCCTCAGCGCTACTGCTGGCTTGGAAGCAAACACAACAGCTATCATTGTTACCGCTACTGCATCGAGTGCCGTATCTGGGAATCAAACAGTCAATTTAGGTGTAACAGGAACAGGCATCACCACCGGAGATTACAACCTTAGCAACAATATCATCACCATTCCTAGCGGACAAACCGCAGGTTCTGTGATCTTCAGCGTTGTAAATGATGCTGTGGTTGAAGGCACCGAAACCGCGACATTGACCATCAGTAATCCTTCCGCAGGTATTACACTAGGCACTACTTCTCAAAACTTCACCATCACTGATAATAATATTGCTGCCTTTCCAACCGTCAACTTATCCCTCAGCGCTACTGCTGGCTTGGAAGCAAACACAACAGCTATCATTGTTACCGCTACTGCATCCAGTGCCGTATCTGGGAATCAAACAGTCAATTTAGGTGTAACAGGAACAGGCATCACCACCGGAGATTACAACCTTAGCAACAATATCATCACCATTCCTAGCGGACAAACCGCAGGTTCTGTCATCTTCAGCGTTGTAAATGATGCTGTGGTTGAAGGCACCGAAACCGCGACATTGACCATCAGTAATCCTTCCGCAGGTATTACACTAGGCACTACTTCTCAAAACTTTGCGATCGCTGATAATAATATTGCTGCTTTTCCAATTATCACGGTTTCTAGTAACAATACCCAACCCGCTACTACAATCTTTGGTAATGGTGGCACAACTACTGCGATAACGGTACTCGATAACAACACTATCAGTAATTTAGTGTCGAATGCTCCCACAATACTACAGAACAGTACTATTACTTCTAGCACTGGGCAATCGACGATCACTACCAACAACGTCGAAAACCTTAACCCAGTTAGTGATCTAACCAACTTTAACAACTCCATTGTAGTCAATTCCCTAACTGGGAGCAATCTCGTGGTCGGCACTGATGCCAGTGAAAATATCAATGGTAGCGCAGGCAATGACTACCTTGATGGCAAGGGAAACAACGACGCCCTCCGTGGAGGCGATGGCAATGACACAATTTTAGGCGGACTTGGCAGTGACACCCTTTCTGGAGGCAAGGGCAATGACCGCCTCATTGGTTGGGGGGGTGGCTCAGGCGAAATTGATCTACTCAACGATAATCAAGGTGCAGATACTTACGTCTTGGGTGATGCCAGTTCAGTTTTCTATGCGAGTTCCGGTAACGGTGACTATGCCGATATTGCCAACTTTAAGGCTAGGGATAAAATTGAACTCAAGGGACTTGCTAATAATTACTCACTAGGGTCTGTATCAACGGTGTCTGACAACGAGTCTGCTGTCGGCATCTTTACTAACAATGGAACAGAATTAATTGCTGTTGTTAAAGATGGGTTAAGGCTCAATACAAATTTGGCAACCGATACTGGCTTTGTATTTGTTTAA
- the cysH gene encoding phosphoadenosine phosphosulfate reductase — MTVSTASRNQTIAFDLDKLNEQFETATPKEILAWSIENIPMGLVQTSAFNVDDMIITHILYSELKHPVPVIFLDTLHHFPESLELVAKAIQIYNLDLQTFKTPDVDTREAFEAKYGDKLWDKDIAQFHHITKIEPLLRGLDELNSVAWITGRRRDQAVTRANMPIFEFDGKGRLKVNPIATWTRKDSWVYVAEHGVIYNPLHDKGYPSIGDEPITTKVGEGEDERAGRWRGSDKTECGIHI, encoded by the coding sequence ATGACAGTTTCCACGGCATCTAGAAACCAAACGATCGCTTTTGACTTAGATAAATTAAATGAGCAATTTGAAACTGCCACTCCCAAAGAAATACTGGCATGGTCTATAGAGAATATCCCAATGGGGCTGGTGCAAACAAGCGCCTTTAACGTGGATGACATGATAATTACCCATATTCTCTACAGTGAACTGAAGCATCCCGTTCCTGTGATCTTCCTCGATACCTTGCACCATTTCCCTGAAAGTTTAGAATTAGTAGCCAAAGCCATACAAATCTACAACCTAGATTTGCAAACTTTTAAAACTCCAGACGTAGACACCCGCGAAGCCTTTGAAGCCAAATATGGCGACAAACTCTGGGACAAGGATATTGCCCAATTCCACCACATTACAAAAATTGAACCACTGCTACGAGGTCTAGACGAACTCAACAGCGTCGCTTGGATCACTGGACGCCGCCGTGATCAAGCAGTAACCCGTGCGAATATGCCCATATTTGAATTTGATGGTAAAGGCCGGCTGAAAGTAAATCCTATAGCTACCTGGACACGCAAAGACAGCTGGGTTTACGTAGCTGAACACGGAGTCATCTACAACCCTCTACACGACAAAGGTTATCCCAGCATCGGCGACGAACCCATTACCACCAAAGTAGGCGAAGGCGAAGACGAACGCGCCGGACGTTGGCGGGGAAGTGATAAAACAGAATGTGGAATTCATATTTAG
- the sbcD gene encoding exonuclease subunit SbcD, producing MIKILHLSDIHMGSGFSHGRINPETGLNTRLEDFVNTLSICIDRALKDAVDMVIFGGDAFPDATPPPYVQQAFASQFRRLMDANIPTVLLVGNHDQHSQGQGGASLNIYRTLGVPGFVVGDTLTTHCIETRNGKVQVITLPWLTRSTLMTRQETEGSSLAEVNQLLTERLRVVLEGEIRRLDPSVPTILLAHLMSDNATLGAERFLAVGKGFTLPLSLLTRPCFDYVALGHVHRHQNLNKSNNPPVIYPGSIERVDFSEEKEDKGYVMLELERGKAEWEFCPLTVRTFRTIEVDVSKADDPQALLMKAIAKYNIQDAVVRLIYKLRSEQMDLIDSSSLHTALSPAHTYTIQAELVSQLARPRIPELTASSSIDPMEALKTYLNNREDLKDIAASMMDAAQKLLTDDVEVWLEAATSE from the coding sequence ATGATTAAAATCCTCCATCTCTCCGACATCCACATGGGAAGCGGCTTCTCCCACGGACGAATTAATCCTGAAACGGGATTAAACACACGGCTGGAGGATTTTGTCAATACCTTATCTATATGTATTGACCGAGCGCTGAAAGATGCTGTTGATATGGTGATATTTGGTGGCGATGCTTTCCCGGATGCTACACCACCGCCTTATGTACAACAAGCTTTTGCCAGCCAATTTCGCCGTCTCATGGATGCCAATATTCCGACAGTGCTGTTGGTAGGCAACCACGACCAACATTCCCAAGGGCAGGGAGGCGCGAGTTTAAATATTTACCGCACTTTGGGAGTGCCAGGGTTTGTTGTCGGTGACACATTAACCACTCACTGCATTGAAACCCGCAATGGTAAAGTGCAAGTAATCACCCTTCCTTGGCTCACCCGTTCCACCCTGATGACTCGCCAAGAGACTGAGGGTTCATCTTTGGCGGAAGTGAACCAACTATTAACGGAACGCCTGCGAGTTGTTCTAGAAGGGGAAATTCGCCGTCTTGACCCCAGTGTGCCAACTATCCTTTTGGCTCACTTGATGTCTGACAATGCTACCTTGGGCGCAGAACGCTTTTTGGCAGTAGGTAAAGGCTTTACTCTGCCCTTATCTTTGCTGACACGACCTTGTTTTGATTATGTAGCGTTGGGACACGTCCACCGCCACCAAAATCTGAATAAATCCAACAACCCGCCGGTGATTTATCCAGGAAGTATTGAGCGGGTAGATTTTAGTGAAGAAAAAGAAGACAAAGGCTATGTGATGCTAGAACTGGAGCGGGGGAAGGCTGAATGGGAATTTTGTCCCTTAACAGTTCGCACTTTCCGCACCATTGAGGTGGATGTCTCGAAAGCTGATGATCCGCAAGCGTTGTTAATGAAAGCGATCGCTAAATATAATATTCAAGATGCTGTAGTGCGGCTAATTTACAAACTCCGCTCCGAACAGATGGATTTAATTGACAGTTCTTCTCTACATACTGCTTTAAGTCCCGCTCACACCTACACCATTCAAGCAGAATTAGTGAGTCAATTAGCTCGTCCTCGCATTCCTGAATTGACTGCAAGTAGCAGCATCGACCCAATGGAAGCCTTGAAAACTTACTTGAACAACCGCGAAGACCTCAAAGACATAGCAGCATCAATGATGGATGCTGCCCAGAAGTTGCTAACAGATGATGTAGAGGTTTGGCTGGAAGCAGCAACTAGTGAGTAG
- a CDS encoding type II toxin-antitoxin system HicB family antitoxin, which translates to MMKREFNVILERDADGYFVASVLNLPGFHTQAQTLDELMERIREAIELCLEFEEEQQDSLDVGIQRIAKDLCYTVGRSKS; encoded by the coding sequence ATGATGAAGCGAGAATTTAATGTAATTCTCGAACGAGATGCAGATGGCTACTTTGTTGCTTCCGTCCTAAATCTTCCTGGTTTTCATACGCAAGCCCAAACTTTAGATGAGTTAATGGAGCGTATTAGGGAAGCGATTGAACTTTGTTTAGAATTTGAGGAAGAACAACAGGATTCACTGGACGTTGGTATCCAACGAATTGCAAAAGACTTGTGCTACACCGTAGGACGCTCTAAGAGCTAG
- a CDS encoding YdcF family protein, translating into MAFVVPLITWWGYKEVQNQIVQPQAVVVLGGSTRRLEREKFTAEFVRQHPNIPIWITGGSPPTFTQRVFTKAGVDPKRLHLDYEAVDTVTNFTTLVDDLQARGIKSVYLITSDFHMRRACVIGEIILGSRGIYLKPVPVPSEKPPESIEKSIRDGARAILWIATGYTGVDAVKNKR; encoded by the coding sequence ATGGCTTTTGTCGTACCGCTAATTACCTGGTGGGGATACAAAGAAGTACAAAATCAAATTGTACAGCCGCAAGCAGTTGTAGTCTTGGGTGGTTCAACGAGACGTTTAGAGCGAGAGAAGTTTACGGCCGAATTTGTCCGCCAGCATCCAAATATACCAATTTGGATTACCGGAGGTAGTCCACCTACATTCACCCAACGAGTGTTTACCAAAGCTGGTGTTGATCCCAAACGTTTACACTTGGACTATGAAGCCGTGGATACAGTTACTAATTTTACTACGTTGGTAGATGATTTGCAAGCTCGTGGGATCAAGAGCGTTTATTTGATTACTTCAGATTTCCACATGCGCCGGGCTTGTGTCATCGGCGAAATTATTTTGGGTAGTCGAGGTATTTATTTAAAACCAGTGCCAGTTCCTTCAGAAAAACCACCTGAATCTATTGAAAAATCTATTCGCGATGGAGCTAGAGCGATACTTTGGATAGCTACTGGTTACACTGGTGTGGATGCAGTTAAAAATAAACGATAA
- a CDS encoding GuaB3 family IMP dehydrogenase-related protein, which translates to MEIQLGRGKTARRAYGIDEIALVPGNRTLDPSLADTKWRIGNIEREIPIIASAMDGVVDVRMAVRLSQLGALGVLNLEGIHTRYADPEPILDRIASVGKDEFVALMQELYAEPIKPELIEQRIQEIKQQGGIAAVSATPAGASKYGEAVAKAGADLFFVQATVVSTAHLSPESLVPLDLAEFCRSMPIPVVLGNCVTYEVTLNLLKAGAAGVLVGIGPGAACTSRGVLGVGVPQATAIADCAAARDDYYKETGNYIPIIADGGLITGGDICKCIACGADGVMIGSPFARAAEAPGRGYHWGMATPSPVLPRGTRIRVATTGSLEQILVGPAGLDDGTHNLLGALKTSMGTLGAKNIKEMQQVEVVIAPSLLTEGKVYQKAQQLGMGK; encoded by the coding sequence GTGGAAATTCAACTTGGGCGGGGAAAAACAGCTCGCAGGGCTTACGGAATAGATGAAATTGCTCTAGTCCCTGGTAACAGAACACTAGACCCCAGTTTGGCAGATACTAAGTGGCGTATTGGCAATATTGAGCGAGAAATCCCGATAATTGCCAGTGCGATGGATGGTGTAGTAGATGTTCGCATGGCTGTACGTTTGTCACAGTTAGGAGCATTAGGTGTCCTCAATTTAGAGGGTATTCACACTCGCTATGCTGACCCAGAGCCAATATTAGATCGGATTGCCTCTGTGGGGAAAGATGAATTTGTTGCCCTGATGCAAGAACTCTATGCCGAACCAATAAAGCCGGAATTAATTGAACAACGGATTCAGGAAATTAAACAACAAGGTGGCATTGCAGCGGTAAGTGCAACTCCAGCCGGTGCAAGTAAATACGGTGAGGCGGTGGCAAAAGCTGGGGCAGATTTATTTTTTGTACAGGCTACAGTAGTTTCTACTGCACATCTGTCACCAGAGTCTTTAGTACCACTTGATTTAGCAGAATTTTGCCGTTCCATGCCTATCCCCGTGGTGTTGGGGAATTGTGTAACTTACGAAGTCACTTTGAATTTGTTGAAAGCTGGCGCGGCTGGAGTACTGGTGGGAATTGGGCCTGGTGCTGCTTGTACGTCCCGTGGCGTGTTGGGCGTGGGTGTACCACAAGCGACTGCGATCGCAGATTGTGCAGCAGCACGAGATGATTACTACAAGGAAACTGGTAACTATATCCCCATCATTGCTGATGGGGGTTTAATCACCGGTGGCGACATTTGTAAATGCATCGCCTGCGGTGCTGATGGTGTGATGATTGGTTCCCCCTTTGCCAGAGCCGCAGAAGCCCCAGGACGAGGTTATCATTGGGGTATGGCTACTCCCAGCCCAGTCTTGCCTCGTGGCACTCGGATTCGCGTTGCCACCACCGGTAGCCTAGAGCAAATACTCGTTGGCCCAGCAGGGCTAGATGATGGCACTCACAATCTTTTAGGAGCCTTAAAGACCAGCATGGGCACTTTAGGAGCCAAAAATATTAAAGAAATGCAGCAAGTGGAAGTTGTGATTGCGCCTTCCCTATTAACCGAGGGTAAAGTTTACCAAAAAGCTCAACAATTAGGTATGGGGAAATAG
- the trxA gene encoding thioredoxin, whose protein sequence is MSTAAQVTDSSFKQEVLDSDVPVLVDFWAPWCGPCRMVAPVVDEISEQYKGQIKVVKVNTDENPQVASQYGIRSIPTLMIFKDGAKVDMVVGAVPKTTLASTLEKYL, encoded by the coding sequence ATGTCAACAGCCGCGCAAGTTACCGATTCTAGTTTCAAGCAAGAAGTACTCGACAGCGATGTACCTGTTTTAGTTGACTTTTGGGCACCCTGGTGCGGACCATGCCGTATGGTAGCTCCTGTTGTCGATGAAATCTCCGAACAGTACAAAGGTCAAATTAAGGTCGTCAAAGTCAACACGGATGAAAATCCTCAAGTTGCTAGTCAGTACGGCATCCGCAGTATTCCCACATTAATGATTTTTAAAGATGGAGCAAAAGTGGATATGGTAGTCGGCGCTGTGCCTAAAACTACATTAGCTTCCACTCTCGAAAAGTATCTTTGA
- a CDS encoding MarC family protein: MDISILIQTFIAVFVLADAVGNIPIVLVLTKGMMPDQRNKVIDKAIVIAIVVLLLFAFAGQIILNYLEISIGSLRVAGGLLLLLIALQMLRGELDQPIIEEGRDVAITPLALPLLAGPGTLTTVMLLMSKSQSPHIAVVVGILGAMFVTWLILRLANLIDQWIGAEGGVIVTQLLGFLLAALAVEIGSTGIRELFLS; this comes from the coding sequence GTGGATATTTCTATTCTCATTCAAACATTTATCGCTGTGTTTGTCTTGGCGGATGCTGTGGGCAATATACCGATTGTTTTAGTTTTGACTAAGGGCATGATGCCAGACCAAAGAAACAAAGTCATAGATAAAGCAATTGTCATTGCGATCGTAGTTCTTTTGCTATTTGCCTTTGCAGGGCAAATAATTTTAAATTACTTGGAAATCAGTATCGGCTCTTTGCGAGTAGCAGGAGGACTATTGTTACTGTTAATTGCTTTGCAAATGCTGCGGGGAGAATTAGATCAGCCGATTATTGAAGAAGGCCGCGATGTTGCAATTACTCCACTAGCTTTACCACTGCTAGCTGGACCGGGGACTTTGACGACGGTGATGTTGTTGATGTCGAAATCACAGAGTCCACATATTGCTGTCGTGGTAGGTATCTTAGGAGCGATGTTTGTCACTTGGTTAATTTTGCGTTTAGCAAATCTGATTGACCAGTGGATTGGTGCAGAAGGTGGAGTGATTGTGACTCAACTTTTGGGTTTTTTGTTGGCGGCGCTAGCGGTAGAAATTGGTAGTACGGGAATTAGGGAGTTGTTTTTGAGCTAG
- a CDS encoding carbon-nitrogen hydrolase family protein: MKSYLAAAIQLTSVPDLQKNLAQAEELIELAVRQGSELVGLPENFSYMGEEKDKLAQGDAIALESEKFLKKMAQRFQITILGGSFPVPVDNTGKVYNTTLLIDPNGQELSRYYKVHLFDVDVPDGNTYRESSTVVAGTQLPPVHFSEKLGNLGLSICYDVRFPELYRHLADKGADIIFIPAAFTAFTGKDHWQVLLQARAIENTAYVIAPAQTGNNYGRRLTHGHAVIIDPWGVILADAGEKPGIAIAEIKPTRLEQVRRQMPSLQHRVF, translated from the coding sequence ATGAAGTCTTATTTAGCCGCCGCTATTCAATTGACCAGTGTGCCCGATTTACAAAAAAATTTGGCACAGGCAGAAGAATTAATAGAGCTTGCCGTGCGTCAAGGTTCTGAATTGGTAGGTTTGCCAGAAAACTTTTCCTATATGGGAGAAGAAAAAGACAAACTCGCGCAAGGTGATGCGATCGCTCTTGAAAGTGAAAAATTTCTGAAAAAAATGGCTCAACGCTTTCAAATTACGATCTTGGGCGGCAGCTTTCCAGTTCCCGTAGACAATACAGGCAAAGTTTATAACACCACTCTACTCATTGACCCAAATGGTCAAGAACTTTCCCGCTACTACAAAGTACATCTATTTGATGTTGATGTCCCCGACGGCAACACCTATCGGGAATCCAGCACGGTAGTGGCTGGTACGCAACTACCACCTGTCCATTTTTCAGAAAAACTTGGTAATTTAGGGCTTTCCATTTGTTATGATGTCCGCTTCCCTGAACTGTACCGTCATCTGGCAGATAAGGGAGCCGATATTATCTTTATTCCCGCCGCCTTTACCGCCTTTACAGGCAAAGACCACTGGCAAGTACTACTACAAGCCAGAGCCATCGAAAATACCGCCTACGTCATTGCTCCTGCCCAAACAGGCAATAACTACGGCCGTCGTCTAACCCACGGCCACGCCGTTATTATCGACCCTTGGGGCGTAATTTTAGCCGATGCCGGGGAAAAACCGGGAATTGCGATCGCAGAAATCAAGCCCACTAGGCTCGAACAAGTCCGTCGTCAAATGCCCTCTTTACAACATCGGGTCTTCTAG
- the fba gene encoding class II fructose-bisphosphate aldolase (catalyzes the reversible aldol condensation of dihydroxyacetonephosphate and glyceraldehyde 3-phosphate in the Calvin cycle, glycolysis, and/or gluconeogenesis): MALVPLRLLLDHAAENGYGIPAFNVNNLEQIQAILKAAVETDSPVILQASRGARNYAGENFLRHLILAAVETYPHIPIVMHQDHGNAPATCYSAIKNNFTSVMMDGSLEADAKTPASFEYNVNVTREVVNVAHALGVSVEGELGCLGSLETGAGEAEDGHGFEGTLDHSQLLTDPDEAVDFVEATQVDALAVAIGTSHGAYKFTRKPTGEILAISRIEEIHRRLPNTHLVMHGSSSVPEDLLALINQYGGAIPETYGVPVEEIQKGIKSGVRKVNIDTDNRLAITAAVREALAKKPEEFDPRHFLKPSITYMQKVCAERYQQFGTAGNASKIKQISLEDFAAKYAKGELNVVTKAAAKV, encoded by the coding sequence ATGGCGCTTGTACCACTGCGGCTGCTGTTGGATCACGCAGCTGAAAACGGTTACGGCATCCCAGCTTTCAACGTTAACAATTTGGAGCAGATTCAGGCGATCCTGAAGGCTGCTGTAGAGACAGATAGCCCCGTAATTTTGCAAGCTTCACGCGGCGCTCGTAATTATGCAGGAGAAAACTTTCTACGCCACCTGATTTTGGCAGCCGTAGAAACCTATCCTCATATTCCCATTGTCATGCACCAAGATCATGGTAATGCGCCTGCTACCTGCTACTCAGCAATTAAGAACAACTTCACCAGCGTGATGATGGATGGTTCTTTAGAAGCTGATGCTAAGACCCCCGCTAGCTTCGAGTACAACGTTAATGTTACCCGCGAAGTTGTAAATGTAGCTCATGCTTTGGGTGTCAGCGTTGAAGGTGAACTCGGTTGTTTGGGTTCTTTAGAAACTGGTGCTGGTGAAGCTGAAGATGGTCATGGCTTTGAAGGTACACTCGACCACTCACAACTGTTAACTGATCCCGATGAAGCTGTTGACTTCGTAGAAGCAACCCAAGTAGATGCTTTGGCTGTTGCCATTGGCACAAGCCACGGTGCTTACAAGTTTACCCGCAAGCCGACTGGAGAAATTTTGGCAATCAGCCGCATTGAAGAAATTCACCGCCGTCTGCCTAACACCCACTTGGTAATGCACGGTTCTTCTTCTGTACCTGAAGATTTGCTTGCACTGATTAACCAGTATGGTGGTGCAATTCCTGAAACCTACGGTGTACCTGTAGAAGAAATCCAAAAAGGGATCAAGAGCGGTGTACGTAAAGTAAATATTGATACCGACAACCGTTTGGCTATTACTGCTGCTGTACGTGAAGCTTTGGCTAAGAAACCAGAGGAATTTGACCCCCGTCACTTCCTCAAGCCTTCTATTACATATATGCAGAAGGTTTGTGCTGAACGCTATCAGCAATTTGGCACAGCTGGCAACGCAAGCAAGATTAAGCAAATTTCTTTGGAAGATTTTGCTGCTAAGTATGCTAAGGGTGAACTCAACGTTGTTACCAAGGCAGCTGCTAAAGTTTAA
- a CDS encoding PstS family phosphate ABC transporter substrate-binding protein: MDNTNQKKALINGEIGLFLRGLIIGKVLTLMVIGGLLWWLLKPNLLSRNSVNSSNQNLNSPSSTASTFQTVTDVPNASFNYGGSTAWASIRQLVDSQIQSDRPELQLRYVNPVNGSPGSSSGIRMLLDGKLDFAQSSRPLTDEEQAMAKERGFTLEQRQVGMDGIAVVVNPSLNVPGLTVDQLQQIYLGKITNWNQVGGPNLAITPLSQRPEDADTVIFPSNSNLKGQALGSNVQYVYSTTEAVRQLSKTPGSVYYASARSVLPQCSVKALPLGRTSGQLIPPYREPLVSPEQCLRQRNQLNTQAIKDGSYPMIANLFVIIKQNKGREQQIGDAYSKLLLTEQGQKAVEQAGFVAVR; encoded by the coding sequence ATGGACAATACAAATCAAAAAAAAGCTTTAATTAACGGTGAAATAGGCCTCTTTCTTAGAGGTTTGATTATTGGGAAAGTGCTGACACTTATGGTTATTGGCGGACTGCTTTGGTGGTTACTGAAGCCGAATTTATTGTCCCGCAACAGCGTTAATTCCTCTAATCAAAATTTAAACAGCCCCTCTAGTACTGCATCAACTTTTCAGACAGTTACTGATGTTCCCAATGCCTCATTTAACTACGGAGGCAGTACAGCTTGGGCATCTATCCGACAATTGGTAGATTCTCAGATCCAGAGCGATCGCCCTGAATTACAATTACGCTACGTAAACCCTGTTAATGGTAGCCCTGGTTCTAGCTCCGGTATTCGGATGTTGCTTGATGGGAAACTCGACTTTGCTCAGTCTTCCCGTCCCCTCACAGATGAAGAACAAGCTATGGCAAAAGAGCGAGGCTTCACCCTTGAGCAACGTCAGGTGGGTATGGATGGGATAGCAGTGGTAGTCAACCCATCACTCAATGTGCCTGGTTTAACTGTTGACCAATTGCAGCAAATTTATTTGGGGAAAATTACTAACTGGAATCAAGTAGGTGGGCCAAACCTAGCCATCACACCTTTGTCTCAACGACCAGAGGACGCAGATACAGTAATATTCCCTAGCAACAGCAACTTGAAGGGGCAAGCACTTGGCTCTAATGTACAGTATGTCTACTCTACTACAGAGGCAGTGCGCCAACTCAGTAAAACTCCTGGTAGTGTATATTACGCTTCTGCCCGTTCAGTATTACCTCAATGCAGTGTGAAGGCTTTGCCATTGGGTCGCACTTCTGGTCAGCTAATTCCCCCCTACCGCGAACCTCTAGTGTCACCTGAGCAATGTCTACGTCAGCGCAATCAGCTAAATACTCAGGCTATTAAAGATGGCAGCTATCCCATGATCGCTAACTTGTTTGTGATTATTAAGCAGAATAAAGGTCGGGAGCAGCAGATTGGAGATGCATATAGCAAACTTTTATTAACTGAACAGGGGCAAAAAGCAGTTGAGCAAGCTGGTTTCGTAGCGGTTCGCTAG